The Tepidisphaeraceae bacterium genome includes a region encoding these proteins:
- a CDS encoding enoyl-ACP reductase: MGLLDGKKGLILNIANDRSIATHIAANCVKQGAKCGFGFLPMDNREKSERRVRKAMEENGFKDEWLFPCDVGDDASMAAFFAGAKEQFGEIDFLVHCLAFANRDYLKKDFGNFTSTPREVFKQAVDISAYSLIALSRAAAPMMPNGGSIIALTYLGANQVIPGYNVMGVAKAALEATSRYLAFDLGPQKIRVNTISAGPVRTLSAMAVGGIDEMFTHTERKAPLKRNIDGDEVGKTAVYLLSDLASGVTGENLFVDGGFNTVGL; the protein is encoded by the coding sequence ATGGGCTTGCTCGACGGGAAAAAGGGACTGATCCTCAACATCGCCAACGACCGCAGCATCGCGACGCACATCGCGGCCAACTGCGTGAAGCAGGGGGCCAAGTGCGGGTTCGGTTTTTTGCCGATGGACAACCGCGAGAAGTCCGAACGCCGCGTGCGCAAGGCGATGGAGGAGAACGGCTTTAAGGACGAGTGGCTGTTCCCCTGCGACGTCGGCGACGACGCCTCGATGGCGGCCTTCTTCGCCGGGGCCAAGGAACAGTTCGGCGAGATCGACTTCCTCGTCCACTGCCTGGCGTTCGCCAACCGCGACTATCTGAAGAAGGATTTTGGTAACTTCACCAGCACGCCGCGCGAGGTGTTCAAGCAGGCGGTGGACATCAGCGCCTACAGCCTGATCGCCCTCAGCCGCGCCGCCGCCCCGATGATGCCCAATGGCGGGTCGATCATCGCGCTCACCTACCTGGGCGCCAATCAGGTCATCCCCGGCTACAACGTCATGGGCGTCGCGAAGGCCGCGCTGGAAGCGACCAGCCGCTACCTGGCGTTCGACCTCGGCCCGCAGAAGATAAGGGTGAACACGATCAGCGCCGGCCCCGTTCGCACGCTGAGTGCCATGGCCGTCGGCGGCATCGACGAGATGTTCACCCACACCGAACGCAAGGCCCCCCTGAAGCGCAACATCGACGGCGACGAGGTCGGCAAGACGGCCGTCTACCTTCTGAGCGACCTCGCCAGCGGCGTGACGGGCGAGAACCTGTTCGTCGACGGCGGCTTCAACACGGTGGGGCTGTAA